One Paraburkholderia phytofirmans OLGA172 genomic window carries:
- the minC gene encoding septum site-determining protein MinC encodes MSPKKSPFFELRSGSVDTLLFVVKTTDLDAMRAELTRRFEATPEFFANDVVAIDVRRLADNERVPLADIAQLLDSVRMRPVGIVANAQQAWAAESALPLLEARDRRGGAAKSADEEGAHAAGTAPVATAATATPPADLFTTAAGTPTGGPPKSGTPATAAAVEPAPAAEPVRLATSSQTMVVDKPLRSGQRIYAKGDLVVLGLVSYGAEVIAEGNIHIYAPLRGRALAGVQGNHDARIFCTCLEPELISIAGIYRTTENPLPADVLGKPVQIWLEDEKLMIEPLRLT; translated from the coding sequence GCAGCGGCTCTGTCGACACACTCCTGTTTGTGGTCAAGACAACCGACCTCGACGCGATGCGTGCCGAACTGACCCGGCGCTTCGAGGCGACCCCCGAATTTTTCGCTAACGACGTTGTCGCGATCGACGTGCGGCGTCTCGCCGACAACGAGCGCGTGCCGCTTGCGGACATCGCGCAACTGCTCGACAGCGTGCGCATGCGTCCGGTCGGCATCGTCGCCAACGCGCAGCAGGCGTGGGCGGCCGAATCCGCGCTGCCGCTGCTCGAAGCACGCGACCGCCGCGGCGGCGCCGCCAAGTCCGCAGACGAAGAGGGCGCCCATGCCGCCGGCACGGCACCGGTGGCCACCGCCGCGACGGCCACGCCCCCGGCCGATCTGTTCACAACCGCAGCCGGCACGCCCACCGGCGGGCCTCCGAAAAGCGGCACCCCGGCCACGGCCGCCGCGGTCGAGCCGGCGCCCGCCGCCGAGCCGGTACGTCTCGCCACTTCGTCGCAAACCATGGTGGTCGACAAGCCGTTGCGCTCGGGCCAGCGCATCTACGCAAAGGGCGATCTGGTCGTGCTCGGTCTGGTGAGCTACGGCGCGGAAGTGATCGCGGAAGGCAACATCCATATTTATGCGCCGCTGCGCGGCCGGGCGTTGGCCGGCGTGCAGGGCAATCACGACGCGCGCATTTTCTGCACGTGTCTCGAACCGGAACTGATCTCGATCGCGGGCATCTATCGTACGACCGAGAACCCGCTGCCGGCCGACGTGCTCGGCAAGCCGGTGCAGATCTGGCTCGAAGATGAAAAGTTGATGATCGAACCGCTGCGGCTCACCTGA
- the minD gene encoding septum site-determining protein MinD encodes MAKIIVVTSGKGGVGKTTTSASFASALALRGSKTAVIDFDVGLRNLDLIMGCERRVVYDLINVIQGEANLNQALIKDKKCENLFILPASQTRDKDALTMEGVEKVINDLIAMDFEFIVCDSPAGIESGALLAMHFADEALIVTNPEVSSVRDSDRILGILSSKTKRAIESKEPIKEHLLITRYNPKRVSEGEMLSLTDIQEILRIDLIGVIPESEAVLHASNQGLPAVHLDGTDVAEAYKDVVSRFLGEQKSLRFTDYQKPGLLQRLFGTK; translated from the coding sequence ATGGCAAAAATCATTGTGGTGACTTCGGGCAAGGGTGGCGTGGGCAAGACGACCACGAGCGCGAGTTTTGCATCGGCCCTCGCATTGCGTGGCAGCAAAACCGCCGTGATCGACTTCGACGTCGGCCTGCGTAACCTCGACCTCATCATGGGCTGCGAGCGCCGTGTGGTGTACGACCTGATCAACGTGATCCAGGGCGAAGCCAACCTCAACCAGGCGCTGATCAAGGACAAGAAGTGCGAGAACCTCTTTATCCTCCCGGCATCGCAGACGCGTGACAAAGACGCGCTGACCATGGAAGGCGTCGAGAAGGTCATCAACGACCTGATCGCGATGGACTTCGAATTCATTGTTTGCGATTCGCCGGCCGGTATCGAATCGGGCGCGCTGCTCGCCATGCACTTCGCCGACGAAGCGCTGATCGTGACGAATCCGGAAGTCTCCTCGGTGCGCGACTCGGACCGTATCCTCGGCATCCTGTCGTCGAAGACCAAGCGCGCAATCGAAAGCAAGGAGCCGATTAAGGAACACCTGCTGATCACCCGCTACAACCCGAAGCGCGTCAGCGAAGGCGAAATGCTGTCGCTGACCGACATCCAGGAAATTCTGCGCATCGATCTGATCGGCGTGATTCCGGAATCGGAAGCGGTGCTGCATGCGTCGAACCAGGGTCTGCCGGCCGTGCACCTCGACGGTACCGATGTCGCCGAAGCCTATAAAGATGTCGTGTCGCGTTTCCTCGGCGAGCAGAAATCGCTTCGCTTTACCGATTACCAGAAGCCAGGGCTGCTGCAGCGCCTCTTCGGCACCAAGTAA
- the minE gene encoding cell division topological specificity factor MinE, whose translation MSILSFLLGEKKKSASVAKERLQLIIAHERAGGHAPADYLPALQRELVAVISKYVKISNDDIRVSLERQDDLEVLEVKIEIPQAGSA comes from the coding sequence ATGTCGATTCTTTCGTTTTTGCTGGGCGAGAAGAAGAAGTCCGCGTCGGTAGCGAAGGAACGCCTGCAGTTGATCATCGCGCACGAGCGCGCCGGCGGCCATGCGCCTGCCGATTACCTGCCTGCGTTGCAACGCGAACTGGTGGCCGTCATTTCAAAGTACGTGAAAATCTCCAATGACGATATTCGCGTGAGCCTGGAACGCCAGGACGACCTCGAAGTGCTCGAGGTCAAAATCGAAATACCGCAGGCTGGTTCCGCATAA
- a CDS encoding chloride channel protein, translating to MSRAFPPSSSNIVRRAKRLWRQYGVFWLGAIAVGLVAVLYARLIDWGYGEFRTMQQQHVWAPLLVTPAVAALAVWLTRKFFRGAEGSGIPQVIATLHAKPGEYGARLLSFRILFGKIAVSFLGILGGFTIGREGPTVQVGAAVMFNLRRLYPRSNALIERQLVLAGAAAGLSAAFNTPLAGIVFAIEELTRSFEARASGVLITAIIIAGVIALGLNGNYTYFGTIQIGAHFPDLLAVAVVLTAIVTGIAGGVFGWLLLNTARWIPAPLRQLHGERPVAFAALCGFVIAVVGLISGGTTFGSGYAEARGLLDGHEHLSVLYPFLKMISMVGSYLPGIPGGIFAPSLSIGAGFGNLLHMVFGSMQLPMLIALAMVGYLAAVTQSPITSFVIVMEMIDGHALVISLMATALIASRVARFFAPPLYESLAQRYMAPLPQPEPAPAPEVPEVEAPEPAVADEINGDARAEDGAPRQ from the coding sequence ATGTCCCGGGCCTTCCCTCCAAGCTCTTCCAACATCGTGCGTCGCGCCAAACGCCTGTGGCGGCAATATGGCGTCTTCTGGCTCGGCGCAATCGCGGTCGGCCTCGTGGCGGTGCTGTATGCAAGGCTGATCGACTGGGGCTACGGCGAATTCCGCACCATGCAGCAACAGCACGTGTGGGCGCCGTTGCTCGTCACGCCCGCGGTCGCGGCGCTGGCCGTCTGGCTCACGCGCAAATTCTTCCGCGGCGCGGAAGGCAGCGGCATTCCGCAAGTCATCGCCACCCTGCATGCCAAGCCCGGCGAATACGGCGCACGGCTGCTGTCGTTCCGGATTCTGTTCGGCAAGATCGCGGTGTCGTTTCTGGGGATTCTCGGCGGCTTCACGATCGGCCGCGAAGGACCGACCGTGCAGGTCGGCGCAGCAGTGATGTTCAATCTGCGGCGGCTGTATCCACGCTCGAACGCGCTGATCGAACGGCAGCTGGTGCTCGCGGGCGCGGCAGCGGGCTTGTCCGCGGCGTTCAATACGCCGCTGGCAGGGATCGTGTTCGCGATCGAGGAACTCACGCGCAGCTTCGAGGCCCGCGCGAGCGGCGTGCTGATTACGGCGATCATCATCGCCGGGGTGATCGCGCTCGGGCTGAACGGCAACTACACCTATTTCGGCACCATCCAGATCGGCGCGCATTTCCCCGATCTGCTGGCGGTGGCCGTCGTGCTCACCGCAATCGTCACCGGTATCGCGGGCGGCGTGTTCGGCTGGCTGCTGCTGAACACCGCGCGCTGGATTCCGGCGCCGCTGCGTCAGTTGCACGGCGAGCGGCCTGTCGCGTTCGCCGCGCTGTGCGGTTTCGTGATCGCGGTGGTCGGCCTCATCTCCGGCGGCACGACCTTCGGCAGCGGCTATGCGGAAGCGCGCGGACTGCTCGACGGACACGAGCACCTGTCCGTGTTGTATCCGTTTCTCAAGATGATCTCGATGGTCGGCTCGTATCTGCCAGGCATTCCGGGCGGCATCTTCGCCCCCTCGCTGTCGATCGGCGCGGGCTTCGGCAATCTGCTGCACATGGTGTTCGGCTCGATGCAATTGCCGATGCTGATCGCCCTCGCCATGGTGGGCTATCTGGCGGCGGTCACGCAGTCGCCGATTACGTCGTTCGTGATTGTGATGGAGATGATCGACGGCCATGCACTGGTGATTTCGCTGATGGCCACCGCGTTGATTGCAAGCCGTGTGGCGCGTTTCTTCGCGCCGCCGTTGTATGAGTCGCTGGCACAGCGCTATATGGCGCCGCTGCCGCAGCCGGAACCCGCGCCGGCGCCGGAAGTCCCCGAAGTCGAGGCGCCCGAACCAGCGGTGGCCGACGAGATCAACGGCGATGCTCGCGCTGAAGACGGCGCCCCGCGTCAGTAG
- a CDS encoding MFS transporter, translating to MSTSPISAAQPNAAGQNSSARIIFASFIGTAIEFYDFYVYATAAALVIGPVFFPHGSATAQALSAFVTFGIAFVARPIGSFLFGHFGDRIGRKSTLVASLLVMGVSTTLIGFVPGYDSIGSLAPILLCILRFGQGIGLGGEWGGAALLATENAPAGKRGWFGMFPQLGPSIGFLASNGLFFALALSLSDEQFRSWGWRVPFLVSAVLVALGLYVRLKIAETPAFQAAIERKERVKMPIATLLSQHGLPTLLGALAMVVCYTLFYNATTFSLSYGVSVLHIPRPTFLGMLCIAVVFMALATPLSAWASDRYGRKPVLIAGIIAAILSGFTMAPLLGSGQTPLVLLFLVIELFLMGVTFAPMGALLPELFPTNVRYTGAGVSYNLGGILGASVAPYIAQVLAAHGGLSWVGAYVSIAAAVSMIGVLCMRETRDARLM from the coding sequence ATGTCCACTTCGCCGATTTCCGCGGCCCAGCCCAATGCGGCCGGGCAAAACAGCAGCGCACGGATCATCTTCGCGAGCTTCATCGGCACCGCGATCGAGTTCTACGATTTCTACGTCTACGCGACTGCCGCGGCGCTCGTTATCGGACCGGTGTTTTTCCCGCACGGCTCGGCGACCGCCCAGGCCTTGTCGGCTTTCGTCACGTTCGGCATCGCGTTCGTCGCGCGGCCGATCGGCTCGTTCCTGTTCGGTCACTTCGGCGACCGGATCGGTCGCAAGTCGACGCTCGTCGCTTCGCTGCTGGTGATGGGTGTGTCCACCACGCTGATCGGTTTCGTGCCCGGCTACGACTCGATCGGCAGCCTCGCGCCGATCCTGCTATGCATCTTGCGCTTCGGGCAAGGCATCGGCCTCGGCGGCGAATGGGGCGGCGCGGCGCTGCTCGCCACCGAGAATGCGCCGGCCGGCAAACGCGGCTGGTTCGGGATGTTCCCGCAGTTGGGGCCGTCGATCGGTTTCCTGGCGTCCAACGGCCTGTTCTTCGCTTTGGCGTTGTCCTTGAGCGACGAGCAATTCCGCAGCTGGGGCTGGCGCGTGCCGTTCCTCGTCAGCGCGGTGCTGGTCGCGCTGGGTTTGTATGTGCGCTTGAAGATCGCCGAGACGCCGGCTTTCCAGGCGGCCATCGAACGCAAGGAACGCGTGAAGATGCCGATCGCCACGCTGCTCTCGCAGCACGGGCTGCCGACCCTGCTCGGTGCGCTGGCAATGGTGGTCTGCTACACGCTGTTCTACAACGCCACGACGTTTTCGCTGTCGTATGGCGTGTCGGTGCTGCATATTCCCCGGCCGACGTTCCTCGGCATGCTGTGCATCGCGGTCGTGTTCATGGCGCTCGCCACGCCGCTGTCGGCCTGGGCGAGCGACCGTTATGGCCGCAAGCCGGTGCTGATCGCCGGCATCATCGCAGCGATCCTGTCGGGCTTCACGATGGCGCCGTTGCTCGGCAGCGGACAGACACCGCTGGTGCTGCTGTTCCTCGTGATCGAACTGTTCCTGATGGGTGTGACCTTCGCCCCGATGGGCGCGCTGCTGCCGGAACTGTTTCCGACCAACGTGCGCTATACGGGTGCAGGCGTGTCGTACAACCTCGGCGGAATTCTCGGTGCGTCGGTCGCGCCGTATATCGCACAGGTGCTGGCCGCGCACGGCGGGCTGTCGTGGGTGGGCGCTTATGTGTCGATTGCGGCGGCCGTCAGCATGATCGGTGTGCTGTGCATGCGCGAGACGCGCGATGCGCGCTTGATGTGA
- a CDS encoding energy transducer TonB family protein, translating into MAGCTITPPQRPLIITPAAAVNSATLDQYRSAVAQRIIERSPSYVLRGTPQAMLRSLVVVSFTVDRNGQVVASSVYRTNGDDEAESTALASLRRASPLPQPPDKLLNGRGQLELFEDWLFNDNGKFQLREFASPQAQTIE; encoded by the coding sequence ATGGCAGGCTGCACCATCACGCCGCCGCAACGCCCGCTTATCATCACGCCGGCGGCCGCCGTCAACAGTGCGACGCTCGACCAGTATCGCAGCGCGGTCGCCCAACGCATCATTGAACGCAGCCCGTCCTACGTGTTGCGCGGCACGCCGCAAGCGATGCTGCGCTCGCTGGTGGTGGTGTCGTTCACGGTGGATCGCAATGGCCAGGTGGTGGCGTCGTCGGTGTATCGCACCAATGGCGACGACGAAGCCGAAAGCACCGCGCTTGCCAGCTTGCGACGCGCCTCGCCGTTGCCGCAGCCGCCCGATAAATTGCTGAATGGCCGTGGCCAGCTCGAACTGTTCGAAGACTGGCTGTTCAACGACAACGGCAAATTCCAGTTGCGCGAATTCGCCTCGCCGCAAGCCCAGACCATCGAGTGA